aattacatacaaatggaacaactttggatcgaaataacggcaataaacatgtatgattttggcgttatcaataaTATCAACAAGTTTGTTAATTATTCAAATTTATCAAAAGATGTTTATTGTTTGTCTACTAATCTGAATAAGATGGTTGAGCCTGCAACTTATTGGGAGGCTTGTAAATCCAAACATTGGATTGATGCTATGAACACTGAGATGGaagctttgtttaaaaatgatacttgGGATGTAACTGAGTTACCTGAAGGTAGAAAACCTATAGGGAGTAAATGGGTatataagataaaaatataaatcAAATGATGAAGTTGATAGGTTCAAAGCCAGGCTAGTTGCCAAAGGCTACAATCAAAGAGAAGGAATAGATTTTGATGAGACTTTTTCACCTGTTGTGAAAATGGCTACTGTTAGGTGTATGATTAATATTGCTGTTCAAAATGATTGGGATTTATTtcaaattgatattaataatgcatTCTTATATGGTGATCTTGATGAATGTGTCTATATGACTTTACCATTAGGATATTATAATGAGAATGATAAAAGAGTCTGTAAATTGAAAAGATCACActatgggttgaaacaagcacCCAGAAAATGGAATGAAAATTTGTCTTCTGCTTTAATTGAAAATGGTTTTAGACAGATTTTAAATGACTATTCTTTGTTTATTAAGACTGATAATGATGTCTTTATTGCTATCTtggtttatgttgatgacattgttgtAACAGGTAACAATACATGTGAA
The window above is part of the Rutidosis leptorrhynchoides isolate AG116_Rl617_1_P2 chromosome 1, CSIRO_AGI_Rlap_v1, whole genome shotgun sequence genome. Proteins encoded here:
- the LOC139847430 gene encoding uncharacterized mitochondrial protein AtMg00810-like, producing MYDFGVINNINKFVNYSNLSKDVYCLSTNLNKMVEPATYWEACKSKHWIDAMNTEMEALFKNDTWDVTELPEVDRFKARLVAKGYNQREGIDFDETFSPVVKMATVRCMINIAVQNDWDLFQIDINNAFLYGDLDECVYMTLPLGYYNENDKRVCKLKRSHYGLKQAPRKWNENLSSALIENGFRQILNDYSLFIKTDNDVFIAILVYVDDIVVTGNNTCEINKFKDFLKSKFQIKDLGVLKYFLGIEVIRENKNICLSQRKYTLDLLTEFGLLNCKPIYTPIEPNLKFNNDDDLNDLPLKNITEYQRLIGKLMYLTLTRPDISYSVHVLSQFMHAPKVSHLKCALRVLRYLKSAPGKGICIRKSDDTNLVCYVDSDWGKRIMAMKSVTGYCLFLNGSILTWKSKKQDCVSRSSAEAEYRALADASCEVIWILKVLND